A single window of Arcobacter sp. CECT 8983 DNA harbors:
- a CDS encoding TonB-dependent siderophore receptor, which produces MKITRSRLTKLSLLTALILQTQVLAKETEVKKNNLNTLDSVMIYGEQEKTTSATKLDMTIFETPQAVSVVSDIQIDDYNLTDTASALEQVSGVRVERTETDRTYYNARGFNIVNFQYDGVGVPTSGTFHGIEDMSAYEQVEVVKGATSIISSLSNPSATVNFVRKKPTDETKAYISTSYGSWNQKRIEGDVSGTIIDDKLKGRFVIAKQKGDSYLDRYSSDITSFYGVLTSDLTDTTKVTFGHSINDNDNKGISSGALPLFYSDGTKTDYDVSTNTAPDWARKELTLSKTFLEIEQDITTNWLAKAIYSHNKLETDWDWFYLDGNPNKGTNTGLSSLASRYEEEKEVDVIDVFASGYFKAFGKEHKVVFGVNHADIDTTAKSIYPSTGGTYFPIGGDWMSGNTPKPTFYKHDPKKSSTDTNEKQTAYYISSRLNILDNLSILLGARAIDIRQDGISYGASQEVDENEVASYIGAAYEVIPGTMLFSSYSEVFNSQSYVNESLSPLGAVEGKSFEAGIKQELNDGNAILSLSYFKSEQENLGEYVSQHATGLNIYKGISVESDGFELELAGEVSEGLNLSMGYTYINIKDEDGNKARRYIPKKEFKLSSAYQLSSAPLRVGASLRWQSEIYSGDNEAQDSYALINTFARYKATKNLSINLNINNITDEEYKLTAQWGQSNYGAPRNATINLKYTF; this is translated from the coding sequence ATGAAAATAACAAGAAGTAGGTTAACTAAGTTATCTCTTTTAACTGCACTTATTTTACAAACTCAAGTGTTAGCAAAGGAAACAGAAGTAAAGAAAAATAATCTTAATACTTTAGACTCTGTAATGATTTATGGAGAACAAGAGAAAACAACATCTGCAACAAAACTAGATATGACAATATTTGAAACACCACAAGCTGTATCAGTGGTATCTGATATACAAATTGATGATTATAATTTAACAGACACAGCAAGCGCTCTTGAACAAGTTTCTGGAGTAAGAGTTGAAAGAACAGAAACTGATCGTACCTATTATAATGCTAGAGGATTTAATATTGTCAACTTTCAATATGATGGTGTGGGTGTTCCTACAAGTGGAACCTTCCATGGAATTGAAGATATGTCAGCTTATGAGCAAGTTGAAGTTGTAAAAGGAGCCACAAGCATTATTAGTTCTTTATCAAATCCTTCTGCAACAGTAAACTTTGTTAGAAAAAAACCAACAGATGAAACTAAGGCTTATATCTCAACTTCATATGGTAGTTGGAATCAAAAAAGAATAGAAGGTGATGTTTCTGGAACAATAATTGATGATAAATTAAAAGGAAGATTTGTTATTGCAAAACAAAAAGGAGACTCATATTTAGATAGATACTCAAGTGATATTACTTCTTTTTATGGTGTTTTAACCAGTGATCTTACAGATACAACTAAAGTAACATTTGGACATAGTATTAATGATAATGATAATAAAGGTATTTCTTCTGGAGCCTTACCACTATTTTATAGTGATGGCACAAAGACAGATTATGATGTGTCAACAAATACAGCACCAGATTGGGCAAGAAAAGAGTTAACTCTTTCTAAAACATTTCTTGAAATAGAACAAGATATTACAACAAACTGGTTAGCAAAAGCAATTTATTCTCATAATAAATTAGAAACTGATTGGGATTGGTTTTATTTAGATGGAAATCCAAATAAAGGAACAAATACAGGATTGTCTTCTCTTGCTTCTAGATATGAAGAAGAAAAAGAAGTAGATGTAATAGATGTTTTTGCTTCTGGATATTTTAAAGCTTTTGGCAAAGAACATAAAGTTGTTTTTGGGGTAAATCATGCAGATATTGATACAACAGCTAAATCAATATACCCATCAACTGGAGGAACTTATTTTCCTATAGGTGGAGATTGGATGAGTGGAAATACTCCTAAACCTACTTTCTATAAACACGACCCAAAAAAAAGTAGTACAGATACAAATGAAAAACAAACAGCATATTATATTTCTTCTAGATTAAATATATTAGATAACTTATCTATTTTATTAGGGGCTAGAGCAATTGATATTAGGCAAGATGGCATTTCATATGGTGCTTCTCAAGAAGTAGATGAAAATGAAGTAGCCTCTTATATAGGTGCAGCTTATGAAGTAATTCCAGGAACTATGTTATTTTCAAGTTATAGTGAAGTATTCAATTCTCAAAGTTATGTAAATGAGAGTTTAAGTCCTTTAGGTGCAGTTGAAGGAAAAAGTTTTGAAGCAGGAATAAAACAAGAGTTAAATGATGGAAATGCAATTTTATCTTTATCATACTTCAAATCGGAACAAGAAAATTTAGGGGAATATGTAAGTCAACATGCAACAGGATTAAATATATATAAAGGAATTTCAGTAGAAAGTGATGGTTTTGAACTTGAATTAGCAGGTGAAGTTTCTGAAGGCTTGAATTTAAGTATGGGATACACATATATAAATATTAAAGATGAAGATGGAAATAAAGCAAGAAGATATATCCCTAAAAAAGAGTTTAAATTATCAAGTGCATATCAACTTTCTTCAGCACCTTTAAGAGTAGGTGCTTCATTAAGATGGCAAAGTGAAATTTATTCAGGAGATAATGAGGCTCAAGACAGTTATGCTTTAATTAATACTTTTGCAAGATATAAAGCTACAAAAAATTTAAGTATAAATTTAAATATAAATAATATTACAGACGAAGAATATAAACTAACTGCACAATGGGGGCAATCAAATTATGGGGCACCTAGAAATGCAACAATTAATCTAAAATATACATTCTAA
- a CDS encoding DUF3450 domain-containing protein, producing the protein MNKLFNTILFSLIFSTSLFSNEIDKSLEVIEKTNNKLKNYQNKIDNEEYQREELLSKYKYTNAELKSTKVYNEQLRKILQSQKEELVNIDQQIVDIENTQKNIFPLMLNMVDSLKKLVQMDTPFLLEERTDRINRLEKSLDKADIKTAEKYRIILEAFKIEYDYANSIETYQDKINDTTYDFLRLGRTALYYQSLDLKNYGYWNNETKSWVEIDNSEAKANIRKGIKIAKKHQNVDFLNLPFLSQKDN; encoded by the coding sequence ATGAATAAACTATTTAATACTATTTTATTTTCATTAATCTTTTCAACTTCACTATTCTCAAATGAGATAGATAAGTCATTAGAAGTAATTGAAAAGACAAATAACAAATTAAAAAATTATCAAAATAAAATAGATAATGAAGAGTATCAAAGAGAAGAACTTCTTAGTAAATATAAGTACACAAACGCTGAGTTAAAAAGCACTAAAGTATATAATGAACAACTTAGAAAAATTCTTCAATCACAAAAAGAAGAGCTAGTAAATATTGATCAACAAATTGTTGATATTGAAAATACACAAAAAAATATTTTCCCTCTTATGCTAAATATGGTTGATAGTCTAAAGAAATTAGTTCAAATGGATACTCCATTCTTACTTGAAGAAAGAACAGACAGAATCAATAGACTTGAAAAAAGCCTTGACAAAGCAGATATTAAAACAGCTGAAAAATATAGAATTATTTTAGAAGCTTTTAAAATAGAGTATGACTATGCAAATAGTATTGAAACATATCAAGACAAAATAAATGACACTACGTATGACTTCTTAAGACTTGGTAGAACAGCATTATATTATCAAAGTTTAGATTTAAAAAATTATGGATATTGGAATAATGAAACTAAATCTTGGGTTGAAATTGATAATTCAGAGGCAAAAGCAAATATCAGAAAAGGTATTAAAATTGCTAAAAAACATCAAAATGTTGATTTCTTAAATCTACCATTTTTAAGTCAAAAGGATAATTAA